In the Candidatus Binatia bacterium genome, GGTTGCCTCGTTCAGTCCTGAATTTCGAAAGAAAAGTCTTCGATCACCCCGTTGGCGAGGAGCTTGCGGCACATCGCTTCGGTGCGCTCTTGCGCTTGCTGGCGATCGCTGGCTTGGAGTTCGAGCTCGATGAGTTTGCCGACCCGCACCT is a window encoding:
- the purS gene encoding phosphoribosylformylglycinamidine synthase subunit PurS, which codes for MRARVFVMPKKEVLDPQGKAVARSLHALGFTEVGEVRVGKLIELELQASDRQQAQERTEAMCRKLLANGVIEDFSFEIQD